One Apteryx mantelli isolate bAptMan1 chromosome 22, bAptMan1.hap1, whole genome shotgun sequence genomic region harbors:
- the PROCA1 gene encoding protein PROCA1, with protein sequence MPCHTTLSEPGHAMPCHTTLSEPGRAVGGQRRAEPVSAVPGRAGPGRPVVGGPAGGDKAAAARGRRGAMCPPRLLWLLLAAAAAPGAAPGPAAAPPGRPRARRGLTYPGTLWCGAGSNADAYEQLGEHRDTDRCCRDHDHCQHVIHPFTARYGYRNLRWHTISHCDCDRRLRDCLRRVNDTASRVVGQAFFNVLRVPCFEFAYKEECVEPYLYVWCKAYNTVAVAVPREPVLYEFGGELIDRAAGPGDAGGGPRSSTGAGPAPAEHHTTARAVTATTVDDRLLPTPQVTLNERKGKEKKKKKGKGLKKKGPSENGRLSHPAPVARAHPPERPGAAELGEAARQDLRAELLARSLDLGGEEEASNAVLSDAPAGEGLGKEPASALPSTAPAAGRKRRRKERNRKKRLKNKAEPEPA encoded by the exons atgccgtgccacaccacgctgtccgagccgggccatgccatgccatgccacacCACGCTGTCCGAGCCGGGCCGTGCCGTGGGCGGTCAGCGCCGTGCCGAGCCGGTCAGCgccgtgccgggccgtgccgggccgggccgccccgtcgTGggcgggccggcgggcggcgataaagcggcggcggcgcggggccggcgcggtgcCATGTGCCCCCCGCggctgctctggctgctgctggcggcggccgcggcccccggggcggcgccgggccccgcagcggccccgccggggcggccccgcgcccgccgcggcctcaCCTACCCCGGGACGCTGTGGTGCGGCGCGGGCAGCAACGCGGACGCCTACGAGCAGCTCG GGGAGCACCGGGACACGGACCGGTGCTGCCGGGACCATGACCACTGCCAGCACGTCATCCACCCCTTCACGGCCCGCTACGGCTACCGCAACCTGCGCTGGCACACCATCAGCCACTGCGACTGCGACCGCAG GTTGAGGGACTGCCTGCGGCGGGTCAACGACACGGCCTCGCGGGTGGTGGGCCAGGCCTTCTTCAACGTGCTCCGCGTGCCCTGCTTCGAGTTCGCCTACAAGGAGGAGTGCGTGGAGCCCTACCTCTACGTCTG GTGCAAGGCGTACAACACGGTGGCCGTCGCGGTGCCGAGGGAGCCGGTGCTCTACGAGTTCGGCGGGGAGCTCATCGACAGGGCGGCAGGGCCCGGGGATGCTGGGGGGGGCCCTCGGAGCAGCACGGGCGCTGGACCGGCGCCTGCCGAGCATCACACGACCGCCCGCGCTGTCACCGCGACCACGGTGGACGATCGCCTGCTGCCCACCCCCCAGGTGACCCTGAAcgagaggaaggggaaagagaagaagaaaaagaaggggaaaggcCTGAAAAAGAAAGGCCCTTCCGAAAATGGGAGGCTGAGCCATCCCGCCCCGGTTGCCCGCGCTCATCCCCCCGAGCGGCCGGGCGCAGCGGAGCTGGGGGAGGCGGCGAGGCAGGACCTGCGGGCCGAGCTGCTGGCGCGGAGCCTGGACTTGGGGGGCGAGGAGGAAGCGTCCAACGCCGTGCTGAGCGATGCCCCAGCAGGAGAGGGCTTGGGGAAGGAGCCGGCATCGGCCTTGCCTTCCACAGCCCCGGCAgctggaaggaagagaaggaggaaggagagaaacagaaagaagagactgaaaaacaaagcagagccAGAGCCCGCCTGA
- the RAB34 gene encoding ras-related protein Rab-34, producing the protein MNVLAPVRRDRVVADLPQCFRKEAALHARPAFHPKVASACQEQRTGTVGFKISKIIVVGDLSVGKTCLINRFCKDTFDKNYKATIGVDFEMERFEVLGVPFSLQLWDTAGQERFKCIASTYYRGAQAIVIVFDVNDVASLDHTRQWLADALKENDPSNVILFLVGSKKDLSTPAQYSLMEKDALKVAQEMQAEYWAVSSLTGENVRDFFFRVAALTFESSVLAELERSGARKIGDTVRISGPESDLYLTAPRKKPKCCQ; encoded by the exons ATGAACGTGCTGGCTCCCGTGCGCAGGGACAGGGTCGTCGCCGACCTGCCCCAG TGCTTTCGGAAGGAGGCCGCCCTGCACGCCCGCCCCGCTTTCCACCCCAAAGTGGCCAGCGCCTGCCAGGAGCAGCGGACGGGCACCGTGGG GTTCAAGATCTCCAAGATCATCGTGGTGGGAGACCTCTCGGTGGGGAAGACCTGCCTGATCAACCG ctttTGCAAGGACACCTTCGACAAGAACTACAAGGCCACCATCGGGGTGGATTTCGAGATGGAGCGGTTCGAGGTGCTGGGCGTCCCCTTCAGCCTGCAGCT GTGGGACACGGCCGGCCAGGAGCGCTTCAAGTGCATCGCCTCCACCTACTACCGGGGCGCGCAAG ccatCGTCATCGTGTTCGACGTCAACGACGTGGCCTCCCTGGACCACACGCG GCAGTGGCTCGCTGACGCCCTCAAGGAAAACGACCCGTCCAACGTCATCCTCTTCTTGGTGGGCTCCAAGAAGGACCTGAGC ACGCCGGCGCAGTACAGCCTCATGGAGAAGGACGCCCTCAAGGTGGCCCAGGAGATGCAGGCGGAGTATTGGGCCGTCTCCTCCCTCACCG GGGAGAACGTGCGGGACTTCTTCTTCCGGGTGGCGGCGCTGACCTTCGAGAGCAGCGTGCTGGCCGAGCTGGAGCGCAGTGGCGCCCGCAAGATCGGCGACACCGTGC gCATCAGCGGCCCCGAGAGCGACCTGTACCTGACGGCGCCGCGCAAGAAGCCCAAGTGCTGCCAGTGA
- the LOC136993915 gene encoding adenine phosphoribosyltransferase-like yields MDLRRLPDAREKGWYLALMAPNVKGPHYAWLDPSRLYCHPQGLQDCVADLLQPFRGDPIDLVAGIDAMGFILGAAAAAVLQKGFLAIRKAGHLCVETLAQPYTDYSGRQKLMEIRTDAVAPGLRVLLVDQWVETGGTMRAAIELVERLGGVVAGVAAVCIEDSEGGRWIRQRYKCAHCVPPHLQPRFDRHQLAWP; encoded by the exons ATGGACCTGCGCCGCCTCCCCGACGCCCGGGAGAAGGGCTGGTACCTGGCGCTGATGGCGCCCAACGTCAAGGGGCCCCACTACGCCTGGCTCGACCCGTCCCGGCTCTACTGCCACCCGCAA GGCTTGCAGGACTGCGTGGCCGACCTGCTGCAGCCCTTCCGCGGGGACCCCATCGACCTGGTGGCCGGCATCGACGCCATGGGCTTCATCCTCG gcgccgcggcggcggccgtgctGCAGAAGGGCTTCCTGGCCATCCGCAAAGCCGGGCACCTCTGCGTGGAGACGCTGGCGCAGCCCTACACCGACTACTCCGGGCGCCAGAAGCTGATGGAGATCCGCACGGACGCGGTGGCCCCAG GCCTCCGCGTGCTCCTCGTGGACCAGTGGGTGGAAACCGGCGGCACCATGCGAGCTGCCATCGAGCTGGTGGAGCGGCTGGGGGGAGTCGTGGCAG GCGTCGCCGCCGTCTGCATCGAGGACAGCGAGGGCGGGCGGTGGATCCGGCAGCGCTACAAGTGCGCGCACTGCGTCCCCCCGCACCTGCAGCCCCGCTTCGACCGCCACCAGCTCGCCTGGCCCTGA
- the RPL23A gene encoding large ribosomal subunit protein uL23: protein MAPKAKKEAVPLKTEAKAKALKAKKAVLKGVHSHKKKKIRTSPTFRRPKTLRLRRQPKYPRKSAPRRNKLDHYAIIKFPLTTESAMKKIEDNNTLVFIVDVKANKHQIKQAVKKLYDIDVAKVNTLIRPDGEKKAYVRLAPDYDALDVANKIGII from the exons ATGGCGCCCAAGGCGAAGAAGGAGG CTGTGCCCCTGAAGACAGAGGCGAAGGCCAAGGCGCTCAAGGCCAAGAAAGCCGTCCTGAAGGGGGTCCACAGCCACAAGAAGAAGAAGATCCGCACGTCACCCACCTTCCGGAGACCCAAGACCTTGCGCCTGCGACGACAGCCCAAGTACCCCCGGAAGAGCGCCCCACGGAGGAATAA GCTTGACCATTATGCCATTATCAAGTTCCCTTTGACCACAGAATCAGCAATGAAGAAGATAGAGGACAACAACACTCTAGTTTTCATCGTTGATGTCAAGGCCAACAAGCATCAGATCAAACAGGCTGTCAAGAAGTTGTATGATATCGATGTGGCCAAGGTCAACACATTGATTAG GCCTGATGGGGAGAAGAAGGCTTATGTCCGACTGGCTCCAGATTACGATGCACTGGATGTAGCCAACAAG ATTGGAATCATCTAA